The Neovison vison isolate M4711 chromosome 13, ASM_NN_V1, whole genome shotgun sequence genome includes a region encoding these proteins:
- the GANC gene encoding neutral alpha-glucosidase C isoform X6 → MEAAGKEEISVEDEAVDKNIFKDCNKIAFYRRQKQQLSRRSTYKASLDSATTGKDSTKFRIINETTKPVGEFSPETPFLAASPRMQGYL, encoded by the exons ATGGAAGCTGCTGGGAAAGAGGAAATCAG tGTTGAAGATGAAGCTGtggataaaaacattttcaaagattGCAACAAGATTGCTTTCTACAG GCGTCAGAAACAGCAGCTCTCCAGGAGATCAACCTATAAGGCATCACTAGACTCAGCCACGACAGGCAAAGACAGCACCAAGTTCCGAATCATCAATGAAACAACCAAG CCTGTTGGCGAGTTTTCACCAGAGACTCCATTTCTGGCAGCATCTCCAAGGATGCAGGGATATCTCTGA